A part of Paenibacillus donghaensis genomic DNA contains:
- a CDS encoding general stress protein → MAKLEIGIFGHRSDAALAIQDLQTHGIRAKQISIFTKQKTIVEQISKDTGIGKAQTGLGNEGLFGTAKGLAAGLNLLPDSAVAAGPAARKLAGGELGEEPDADGLQISLMGIGIPGADAEAYARHADQEHIIVVVVLEEEDSRQVGEILARHYVIGLDT, encoded by the coding sequence ATGGCAAAATTGGAAATAGGCATATTCGGGCACCGCAGCGACGCAGCTCTAGCGATACAAGACCTGCAGACTCATGGCATTCGTGCCAAGCAGATTTCAATATTCACCAAACAAAAGACAATAGTTGAGCAGATCAGCAAGGATACCGGCATCGGAAAGGCGCAAACCGGCCTTGGTAATGAGGGCTTGTTCGGAACAGCCAAAGGATTGGCGGCAGGGTTGAATCTATTGCCGGATTCCGCAGTTGCTGCCGGTCCGGCGGCCCGCAAACTGGCGGGAGGAGAACTCGGCGAGGAGCCCGATGCGGATGGGCTGCAGATCAGTCTGATGGGAATTGGCATCCCTGGAGCAGATGCAGAAGCCTATGCCAGACATGCTGATCAGGAGCATATTATCGTGGTGGTTGTGCTTGAGGAGGAGGACAGCCGGCAGGTCGGGGAGATTCTGGCCCGGCATTATGTGATTGGGCTGGATACCTGA
- the rnhA gene encoding ribonuclease H — MAKQKYYVVWEGKQPGVYATWAECKAQTDHYTGAKYKSYESRSAADTAYKAGWKGNWGTGAASAAKSTSAGGWSRSASVETSAEIDYNSISVDVGTRGNPGPVEYKGVDTQTGEVIFSCGPISKGTNNLGEFLAIVHALALLQKQGSDKTVYSDSVNAMKWVKQKQVATTLPRDASTEEIWLLIDKAVSWLQTHTYKNKVLKWQTKVWGEIKADYGRK; from the coding sequence ATGGCGAAACAGAAATATTATGTAGTATGGGAAGGCAAGCAGCCGGGAGTATATGCTACCTGGGCGGAATGCAAGGCGCAGACCGATCATTACACCGGAGCCAAATATAAATCGTATGAGTCACGTTCCGCCGCAGACACAGCCTACAAGGCAGGGTGGAAGGGCAATTGGGGCACAGGGGCAGCAAGCGCGGCCAAGAGCACATCAGCAGGGGGCTGGAGCCGCAGCGCTTCCGTAGAAACGTCAGCAGAGATAGATTATAACAGCATATCGGTAGACGTAGGCACCCGGGGCAATCCCGGACCGGTTGAATATAAGGGCGTGGACACTCAGACGGGAGAAGTGATTTTCTCCTGCGGCCCGATCTCCAAAGGAACCAATAATCTCGGTGAATTTCTGGCGATTGTGCATGCGCTCGCTCTGCTGCAGAAGCAGGGAAGCGACAAGACGGTCTACAGCGATTCCGTTAACGCGATGAAATGGGTTAAGCAGAAGCAGGTCGCTACGACTTTGCCGCGCGATGCCTCTACAGAGGAAATCTGGCTATTGATTGATAAGGCGGTAAGCTGGCTGCAGACTCATACCTACAAGAATAAGGTGCTGAAATGGCAGACCAAGGTCTGGGGCGAAATCAAGGCCGATTATGGCCGCAAATAA
- a CDS encoding PTS fructose transporter subunit IIABC has protein sequence MKITDLMIQNTMIMNLQATTKEAAIDELIAGLAASGRINDPVLFKEMILKREEQSSTGIGGGIAMPHAKTKAVNEATVVFAKSKSGVDFESLDDEPATLFFMIAAPEGAGNVHLRTLASLSRLLIDADFIQELMNTRTPAEVTALFDNKQAEEEAKAEAEELKKQAQAVKSEPERVIVGNPASEAFVVAVTACPTGIAHTYMAEDALKKKALEMGVNIRVETNGSEGAQNVLTADEIRRASGVIVAADKNVEMARFDGKPVLQRPVSDGIRKPEELIRKAMNGEAPLYRSEGRGAGEAAPEKSGSIGSKIYKDLMNGISHMLPFVVGGGILLAISFLIEQVAGEDNPLFQLLQTIGGGNGAFHFLIPVLAGFIALSIGDRPALMPGMVGGLMALNSNAGFLGGLAAGFLAGYVVVLLRKVFAGLPKTLDGLKPILLYPVFSLLITGGIMFYLFDPFFSWINLGLIDGLNSLGTGNKVLLGLVLGGMMAIDMGGPFNKAAYTFAIGVFTTSGNTNGLMMAAVMAGGMVPPLAIALATTFFKQKFTEPERKSGLTNYVLGLSFITEGAIPFAAADPLRVLTSCILGSAVAGGLTQLWNINVPAPHGGIFVAALSSNALLFLLAVLIGSVISGLVLGLWKKPLAAR, from the coding sequence ATGAAAATTACCGACTTGATGATACAGAATACAATGATCATGAATCTGCAGGCAACCACTAAGGAAGCGGCGATTGATGAATTGATCGCAGGTCTTGCGGCCAGCGGCCGGATTAATGATCCTGTGCTGTTTAAAGAGATGATTCTGAAGCGGGAGGAGCAGTCCAGCACAGGCATCGGCGGCGGGATCGCCATGCCGCATGCCAAGACTAAAGCGGTCAACGAAGCTACGGTCGTATTCGCCAAGAGTAAGAGCGGCGTCGACTTTGAATCGCTGGATGATGAACCGGCCACCCTGTTCTTTATGATTGCTGCGCCTGAAGGGGCCGGCAATGTGCATCTGCGCACCCTGGCTTCCTTGTCCAGACTGCTGATCGATGCCGATTTCATCCAGGAGCTGATGAATACCCGCACGCCAGCGGAAGTAACAGCCTTGTTTGACAACAAGCAGGCTGAAGAAGAGGCGAAAGCCGAGGCCGAAGAATTGAAGAAGCAGGCGCAGGCGGTAAAGTCTGAGCCGGAACGGGTGATTGTCGGCAATCCTGCCTCCGAAGCGTTCGTGGTTGCCGTTACGGCCTGTCCTACGGGCATCGCCCATACCTACATGGCTGAGGATGCGCTGAAGAAGAAAGCGCTTGAGATGGGCGTCAACATCCGCGTGGAAACCAACGGCTCCGAAGGCGCTCAGAATGTGCTGACTGCCGATGAGATCCGCCGCGCCAGCGGTGTTATCGTCGCTGCCGACAAGAACGTGGAGATGGCCCGCTTCGACGGCAAGCCGGTCCTGCAGCGGCCCGTCAGCGACGGCATCCGCAAGCCGGAGGAGCTGATCCGCAAAGCCATGAACGGAGAAGCACCGCTGTACCGCAGCGAAGGTCGCGGTGCAGGCGAAGCTGCGCCGGAGAAATCGGGCAGCATTGGCAGCAAGATCTACAAGGACCTGATGAACGGCATCTCGCATATGCTGCCGTTCGTTGTCGGCGGCGGGATTCTGCTGGCGATCTCCTTCCTGATCGAGCAGGTGGCGGGCGAAGACAATCCGCTCTTCCAACTGCTGCAGACTATCGGCGGCGGCAACGGGGCGTTCCACTTCCTGATTCCCGTGCTGGCTGGTTTCATCGCGCTTAGCATCGGTGACCGTCCGGCGCTGATGCCGGGCATGGTCGGCGGCTTGATGGCGCTGAACTCCAATGCCGGCTTCCTGGGCGGCCTGGCCGCCGGTTTCCTCGCCGGTTATGTCGTGGTTCTGCTGCGTAAGGTCTTTGCTGGCCTGCCCAAGACCCTCGACGGCCTGAAGCCGATTCTGCTCTATCCCGTCTTCAGCCTGCTGATTACCGGTGGCATTATGTTCTACCTGTTCGATCCGTTCTTCAGCTGGATCAACCTGGGACTGATTGACGGACTTAACAGCCTGGGAACGGGGAATAAGGTTCTGCTTGGTCTGGTGCTTGGCGGCATGATGGCCATTGATATGGGTGGACCGTTTAACAAAGCGGCCTATACCTTCGCCATTGGCGTATTCACTACCAGCGGCAACACGAACGGGCTGATGATGGCTGCCGTTATGGCAGGCGGGATGGTTCCTCCGCTGGCGATCGCGCTGGCAACCACCTTCTTCAAGCAGAAATTCACCGAACCGGAACGCAAATCCGGCTTGACGAACTATGTACTGGGTCTATCATTTATTACGGAAGGTGCGATTCCGTTCGCAGCCGCCGATCCGCTGCGCGTGCTGACCTCGTGCATTCTGGGTTCAGCCGTGGCCGGAGGGCTAACCCAACTGTGGAACATCAATGTTCCCGCACCGCATGGCGGGATCTTTGTCGCCGCCCTGTCCAGCAATGCCTTGCTGTTCCTGCTGGCTGTGCTGATTGGCTCGGTTATCTCGGGGCTCGTGCTTGGCCTGTGGAAGAAGCCGCTGGCGGCCAGATAA
- a CDS encoding DNA alkylation repair protein, with product MAEPLKDMYNEVFLRGFGAKVKAVSGSFDLEGFIDSAMDETWDALELKGRMRRITESLGRHLQLPYEEAVTVLTAIADQCVGFPYLFFPDFIEVYGQEEEHWELSMRALELFTGKSSAEFAVRPFLLREPERMMAQMTIWAQHESEHVRRLASEGCRSRLPWGQALPMFKRDPSPVLPLLELLKADPSLYVRKSVANNLNDIAKDHPDVVLQLARRWKGHDPHTDWIVRHGCRTLIRKADPGVMALFGYAEEEEAAPLITDASLMLDLAVLPIGAQGELHYRLRVREGEPARLRIEYGIDFVKASGRASRKLFLLSDKTVPGGSQLGGRRTHRWADLTTRRHYPGTHRISLLVNGREAAFAVLELEAPAETGEPQQ from the coding sequence ATGGCTGAGCCGCTGAAGGATATGTACAACGAGGTTTTTTTGCGAGGGTTCGGTGCCAAAGTAAAAGCTGTGTCCGGTTCATTCGATCTGGAGGGTTTCATCGACTCGGCCATGGACGAGACCTGGGACGCTCTTGAGCTGAAGGGCCGGATGCGGCGGATTACAGAGTCGCTGGGCAGACATTTGCAGCTTCCCTATGAAGAGGCGGTAACGGTGCTGACGGCGATTGCCGATCAATGTGTCGGCTTTCCTTATTTGTTCTTCCCTGATTTTATTGAGGTGTATGGACAGGAGGAGGAGCACTGGGAGCTGTCGATGCGGGCGTTGGAGCTGTTTACGGGCAAATCGTCGGCAGAGTTTGCGGTAAGGCCGTTTCTGTTGCGGGAGCCTGAGCGGATGATGGCCCAGATGACTATATGGGCGCAGCATGAGAGTGAGCATGTGCGCCGGCTGGCGAGTGAGGGCTGCCGTTCGCGTCTGCCGTGGGGGCAGGCGCTTCCCATGTTCAAGCGTGATCCGTCGCCAGTGCTGCCGCTGCTGGAGCTGCTGAAGGCGGACCCGTCCCTCTATGTGCGCAAAAGTGTAGCGAATAACCTGAACGATATCGCCAAGGATCATCCGGATGTGGTGCTGCAGCTGGCCCGCCGCTGGAAAGGACATGACCCTCATACGGACTGGATTGTCCGGCATGGCTGCCGTACCCTGATCCGCAAAGCGGACCCGGGGGTTATGGCGTTGTTCGGGTATGCCGAAGAGGAGGAGGCAGCCCCGCTGATCACGGACGCATCGCTAATGTTGGACCTGGCTGTCCTGCCGATTGGCGCACAGGGCGAGCTGCATTACCGGCTGCGTGTGCGGGAGGGGGAGCCAGCCAGGCTCCGGATCGAATACGGAATTGATTTCGTCAAAGCCTCCGGGCGGGCATCGCGCAAGCTCTTCCTGCTCTCCGACAAAACCGTGCCGGGAGGCAGTCAGCTGGGCGGGAGAAGAACGCACCGCTGGGCGGACCTGACGACCCGCCGCCATTATCCGGGAACCCACCGGATTTCGCTGCTGGTGAACGGGCGTGAGGCTGCTTTTGCCGTGCTGGAGCTGGAAGCTCCGGCAGAAACAGGCGAGCCGCAACAATAA
- the ung gene encoding uracil-DNA glycosylase, with translation MFGNDWDEVLQDEIEQPYFQELRYALAREYKEHTVYPPKELLFSALKLTPYNSTRVVILGQDPYHGPGQAHGLSFSVKPGVRIPPSLRNIYAELKEDTGTPIPNHGSLVHWAEQGVMLLNAVLTVRDGQANSHKGLGWERFTDAVMKKLGQRTAPMVFMLWGSHAQQKGAFIDTTRHLVLQSPHPSPLSAHRGFLGSRPFSKANQYLESHGLEGMDWRISNL, from the coding sequence ATGTTCGGCAATGATTGGGATGAGGTTCTACAGGACGAAATAGAGCAGCCGTATTTTCAGGAGCTGCGTTATGCACTCGCGAGGGAATATAAGGAACATACAGTTTATCCGCCAAAAGAATTGCTGTTCTCGGCCTTGAAACTGACGCCATACAATAGCACCCGGGTAGTCATTCTGGGCCAGGACCCGTATCATGGGCCGGGCCAAGCCCACGGGCTAAGCTTCTCGGTGAAGCCGGGGGTACGGATTCCGCCATCCCTGCGCAATATTTATGCCGAGCTGAAGGAGGATACCGGCACACCAATTCCTAACCATGGCTCCCTCGTGCATTGGGCTGAGCAAGGGGTTATGTTGCTGAATGCGGTGCTGACGGTGCGTGATGGCCAGGCTAATTCGCATAAAGGCCTCGGCTGGGAACGGTTCACGGATGCGGTGATGAAGAAGCTGGGTCAGCGAACGGCGCCGATGGTCTTTATGCTCTGGGGCAGCCATGCCCAGCAGAAGGGCGCTTTTATCGATACAACCCGGCATCTTGTGCTCCAGTCTCCGCATCCGAGTCCGCTGTCAGCGCACCGGGGATTCCTGGGCAGCCGTCCCTTTTCGAAGGCTAATCAGTATCTGGAGTCGCATGGACTGGAAGGCATGGATTGGAGAATATCCAATTTGTAA
- a CDS encoding metallophosphoesterase translates to MRALKQGMRRACIGLLLFALAGCSDGNAVIQEPPVYRIQSGSDLTLFTATDTHYLAPGLTDGGAAFRSFLAAGDGKQLEYSNEMIQALAYDVQTQRPDVLILSGDLTNNGERESHLELARHLQQIEQSSGTRVYVVPGNHDLLNPWAQSFKGRRRYDTESIDTANFRSIYSHFGYDEALSRDKESLSYLAAPADDLWLLMLDTTQSRNNAKLGSPQLDGRLGAATLQWIDACGKLAAKEGAQLVAVMHHNLLDHSELIQEGFTINDRQQVTDTLINNGVAATLSGHIHIQDISTYQQGSHPIYDIANSALSVYPHQYGVLKYSAAARTLDYSTTRLNMELWAAANGSKDPNLLQFGTYSKEAFSNRSAKRSYARLSANSIYSGYTPEERWRMAETVGRLNEIYFAGTGATELPAVLSSAGYKLWLDAPADGLKHYVLTMAQREKKNNQQLHVQLP, encoded by the coding sequence GTGCGAGCACTAAAACAGGGCATGCGGCGGGCTTGCATAGGGCTGCTTCTCTTCGCCCTTGCCGGGTGTAGCGACGGCAACGCAGTCATCCAGGAGCCGCCTGTCTACCGGATTCAATCCGGCAGCGACCTGACCTTGTTCACGGCTACGGATACCCATTACCTAGCTCCGGGGCTGACCGACGGAGGCGCGGCGTTCCGCAGCTTTCTGGCTGCGGGGGACGGCAAACAGCTGGAGTACAGCAATGAGATGATACAGGCGCTGGCCTATGATGTACAGACTCAGCGCCCGGATGTGCTTATTCTTAGTGGGGATCTGACGAACAACGGGGAGCGGGAGAGCCATCTGGAACTTGCCAGACATCTGCAGCAGATCGAACAGAGCAGCGGTACCAGGGTCTATGTGGTGCCTGGCAATCATGATCTGCTTAATCCGTGGGCGCAATCCTTCAAAGGCCGCCGCCGGTATGATACGGAATCTATCGATACAGCCAACTTCCGTTCGATCTACAGCCACTTCGGTTATGATGAGGCGCTGTCTCGGGATAAGGAGTCGCTCAGCTATCTGGCGGCTCCTGCGGATGACCTCTGGCTGCTGATGCTGGATACCACCCAATCGCGCAACAACGCCAAGCTTGGGTCTCCGCAGCTTGACGGCAGACTGGGCGCAGCTACCCTGCAGTGGATCGATGCCTGCGGCAAACTGGCCGCCAAGGAAGGAGCGCAGCTGGTAGCAGTGATGCACCATAACCTGCTGGACCATAGCGAGCTGATTCAGGAGGGTTTCACTATAAACGACCGACAACAGGTGACGGATACTTTGATAAATAACGGGGTGGCGGCAACGCTTAGCGGGCATATTCATATTCAGGACATCAGCACTTATCAGCAAGGCTCGCACCCTATTTATGATATCGCCAATAGCGCGTTGTCAGTATATCCTCATCAATATGGAGTGCTGAAATACAGCGCCGCTGCGCGCACTCTGGACTACAGCACCACAAGGCTGAATATGGAGCTGTGGGCTGCCGCAAACGGGAGCAAAGACCCAAACCTGCTGCAGTTCGGTACTTACAGCAAGGAGGCCTTCAGCAACCGCTCCGCCAAGCGCAGTTACGCCCGCCTCTCCGCCAATAGCATCTATTCTGGCTATACGCCAGAAGAGCGCTGGCGAATGGCGGAAACCGTAGGTCGGCTGAATGAGATTTATTTCGCCGGAACAGGAGCCACAGAGCTGCCGGCGGTACTCTCCTCGGCCGGATACAAGCTATGGCTGGACGCCCCGGCGGACGGCCTGAAGCATTATGTGCTGACCATGGCGCAGCGGGAGAAGAAGAACAACCAGCAGCTGCATGTGCAGCTGCCTTGA
- the pfkB gene encoding 1-phosphofructokinase, which produces MIYTVTLNPSIDYIVEVEDIELGGLNRMQRDLKLPGGKGINVSRVLNQLQVGNTATGFLGGFTGRFIADWLAEEQISSDFVMIAKDTRINIKLKSGEETEINGAGPEISAAEAEALLQKVAGVKPGDIVILSGSVPPSLRGDFYSRLISVCRQRGAEFVIDTTGHALNEALVQRPLLVKPNHHELAELFGVNISTREEIITYGRKLLEAGAQHVLVSMAGEGALFISEQGVWHASAPSGTVKNSVGAGDSMIAGFIGTFTLTGDPLEAFQMGVASGSATAFSDDLATREYIERLRPMIVITQL; this is translated from the coding sequence ATGATCTATACTGTAACGCTTAACCCTTCCATTGATTACATCGTGGAGGTTGAAGATATTGAACTGGGCGGACTGAACCGGATGCAGCGCGACTTGAAGCTGCCCGGCGGCAAAGGCATTAACGTGTCGCGTGTGCTGAACCAGCTGCAGGTTGGCAATACCGCGACCGGCTTCCTGGGCGGATTCACCGGCAGATTCATCGCCGATTGGCTGGCGGAGGAGCAGATTTCCAGCGATTTCGTCATGATTGCGAAGGATACCCGGATTAACATCAAGTTGAAGTCCGGGGAGGAGACGGAGATTAACGGAGCCGGACCTGAGATCAGCGCCGCTGAAGCGGAAGCACTGCTGCAGAAGGTGGCTGGTGTGAAACCTGGCGACATTGTCATTCTCTCCGGCAGCGTGCCGCCGTCACTCAGGGGCGATTTCTATAGCAGGCTGATTTCTGTGTGCAGACAGCGCGGAGCCGAATTTGTGATTGATACTACCGGTCACGCCTTGAACGAAGCACTTGTTCAGCGGCCGCTGCTGGTCAAACCAAATCATCATGAGCTCGCAGAGCTGTTCGGAGTAAATATCAGCACCCGCGAGGAGATTATCACCTACGGGCGCAAGCTGCTGGAGGCAGGAGCACAGCATGTGCTGGTCTCGATGGCTGGTGAAGGAGCGCTGTTCATCTCCGAACAAGGGGTATGGCATGCTAGCGCTCCTTCCGGTACAGTGAAGAACTCCGTAGGCGCAGGGGATTCTATGATCGCCGGTTTCATCGGGACATTTACACTGACCGGCGATCCATTGGAAGCCTTCCAGATGGGAGTGGCTTCGGGCAGCGCAACCGCTTTCTCTGATGATCTGGCAACCCGGGAGTATATTGAGCGGCTGCGGCCGATGATTGTGATTACACAGCTGTAA
- a CDS encoding DeoR/GlpR family DNA-binding transcription regulator, whose translation MLFEEERKRNIVLFVEKHARGSVQELSQAMGVSESTVRRDLKELEEAKLLKRTHGGAVSLQSVSFEAVYSDKADRLQEEKQRIAQAAVDMISEGDAILLDGGTTTLQIARMLQSKTFNHLKVITNSIMALNELKDSRNIEVSVTGGLLRPDTMAFVGPMTERSLEMVRVDIAFLGTNGLDLHDGITTPNMLEAATKRKMIAIAKQSILLADHSKIGQVSFCKVADLAEMDHCILDSGATQDFLLGLAQRGIEYTLA comes from the coding sequence ATGCTCTTTGAGGAAGAACGCAAACGCAATATCGTGCTGTTCGTGGAGAAGCATGCACGCGGTTCCGTACAGGAGCTGAGTCAGGCAATGGGCGTTTCCGAATCCACGGTACGCCGCGATCTTAAGGAGCTTGAGGAGGCGAAGCTGCTGAAGCGTACGCATGGCGGGGCCGTGTCGCTGCAGAGTGTCAGCTTTGAGGCCGTATATTCAGATAAGGCGGACCGTCTGCAGGAGGAGAAGCAGCGGATCGCACAAGCTGCCGTGGACATGATCAGTGAAGGAGATGCCATTCTTCTCGATGGCGGAACGACCACGCTGCAGATAGCCCGGATGCTCCAATCCAAGACCTTCAACCACCTGAAGGTAATCACCAATTCAATCATGGCGCTGAATGAGCTGAAGGATAGTCGCAATATCGAGGTTTCGGTTACCGGAGGGCTTCTCCGGCCGGATACGATGGCTTTTGTAGGGCCCATGACAGAACGCTCTCTGGAAATGGTGCGTGTCGACATAGCATTCCTGGGCACCAATGGCTTGGATCTGCACGATGGCATCACCACACCCAACATGCTGGAGGCAGCCACCAAGCGCAAGATGATTGCCATAGCGAAGCAGAGCATTCTACTGGCGGACCATAGCAAGATCGGCCAGGTTTCATTCTGCAAGGTGGCCGATCTTGCCGAGATGGATCACTGTATTCTGGATTCCGGGGCAACGCAGGATTTCCTGCTGGGACTGGCGCAGCGAGGCATTGAATACACCTTGGCATAA
- a CDS encoding Crp/Fnr family transcriptional regulator, which yields MILHKGEVLFRQGDDCQYLYKVTSGLFKVTRLHENGNMVLFNILYPGEVVPHHSLISPKEAHGTAVAMMRSVVEAIPAAEWYHQLQENPEKALDIAVLLQEKVRFMQMRIDHLTVGNPGERLELLTRWMNEYAHGTALTDLLTQEEIGQLIGVRRETINRLVRGMN from the coding sequence ATGATATTGCATAAGGGGGAGGTCTTATTCCGTCAAGGGGATGACTGCCAATACTTGTACAAGGTAACAAGCGGACTGTTTAAGGTAACCCGGCTGCATGAGAACGGGAATATGGTGTTGTTCAACATCCTATACCCCGGCGAGGTAGTTCCTCACCATTCTCTGATTTCACCCAAAGAGGCGCATGGTACAGCCGTGGCTATGATGAGAAGTGTCGTAGAGGCTATTCCGGCTGCGGAATGGTACCACCAGCTGCAGGAGAATCCGGAGAAGGCGTTGGACATCGCAGTGCTGCTGCAGGAGAAGGTGCGTTTCATGCAGATGCGTATCGACCACCTTACCGTAGGCAACCCGGGAGAGCGGCTGGAGCTGTTAACCCGCTGGATGAATGAGTACGCACATGGCACAGCTCTGACCGACCTGCTCACCCAGGAAGAGATTGGTCAATTGATCGGTGTAAGGCGTGAAACCATCAACCGTCTGGTACGTGGAATGAACTAG
- a CDS encoding TetR/AcrR family transcriptional regulator encodes MARSKEFEIDTVLGRAMAVFWRQGYEKTSMQDLVIAMGIHKRSMYDTFGDKHSLFIQALERYAAMAAGRMQERLEPLSSSREGIRLLFELMIHPAEEEPRGCLLVNTATELALDDPLAASRVEQSFARTEQLLELLVRQGQESGEIASSLPPAVLAACLHNALVGLRVMARLTADRDRLEQIAEATLVLLDK; translated from the coding sequence ATGGCCCGGAGCAAAGAATTTGAGATTGATACAGTCCTCGGCAGAGCGATGGCGGTATTCTGGCGGCAGGGGTATGAGAAGACCTCCATGCAGGATCTTGTGATTGCCATGGGTATTCATAAACGCAGCATGTACGATACTTTTGGAGATAAACACTCTTTATTTATACAAGCATTGGAACGTTACGCCGCAATGGCTGCCGGACGGATGCAAGAGCGGCTGGAGCCGCTATCTTCTTCCAGAGAGGGCATTCGGCTGCTGTTTGAACTGATGATTCATCCGGCCGAGGAGGAGCCAAGGGGCTGCCTGCTGGTGAATACAGCAACTGAGCTGGCCCTTGATGATCCACTGGCTGCCTCTCGGGTGGAGCAGAGCTTCGCCCGGACCGAGCAACTGCTGGAGCTGCTGGTGCGCCAGGGCCAGGAGAGCGGAGAGATCGCCTCCAGCCTGCCGCCCGCTGTGCTGGCAGCCTGCCTGCACAATGCACTGGTAGGGCTGAGAGTCATGGCCAGGCTCACAGCGGACCGGGACAGGCTGGAGCAAATAGCAGAAGCTACGCTTGTTCTTTTGGATAAGTGA
- a CDS encoding AI-2E family transporter, which yields MLEHKYFRTSLAIICFLLILYLGSKVMFLFVPLVAIINLLLVPMMLSGFMFYLLRPLVNFLESKKLNRALAILLIYLVFAGLFILFWVSAWPTLQTEIENFINNMPYLVQGLQEQFNKLRDNPALSRFFQGESDLTTRLTEYLNTAITWVTTSMSNFIGVISSIVIVIATLPIILYYMLKDSRKLSPILLGLVPRKYRKEGQEMLKDIDSALSSFIVTRVLLNVVLGIMLYIGFLIIGLPYAMLLAVISVPLNFIPYVGSLLAAVPVIIVGFIESPIMALWALIIIFVAQQIQDNVLSPIIYGKSLDVHPLTTVLLVLVGGDFFGIIGVLIALPVYMIAKIIFLRIYEIIVAEHEEEDTPPPSPPQGTPPAPGTPPPLGTPLPLVKEEGL from the coding sequence TTGTTAGAGCATAAATATTTCAGGACAAGTCTTGCCATCATCTGCTTTCTGCTCATTCTGTATCTAGGCTCAAAGGTCATGTTCCTCTTCGTGCCGCTGGTGGCGATTATCAATCTGCTGCTGGTGCCCATGATGCTGTCGGGGTTCATGTTTTATCTCCTCAGGCCGCTGGTCAATTTCCTGGAGAGCAAGAAGCTCAACCGGGCTTTAGCCATACTGCTGATCTACCTGGTGTTTGCCGGATTGTTCATCCTGTTCTGGGTATCGGCCTGGCCAACGCTCCAGACGGAGATTGAGAATTTCATCAATAATATGCCTTATCTGGTTCAGGGCTTGCAGGAGCAGTTCAACAAGTTGCGCGATAATCCGGCGTTATCCCGCTTCTTCCAAGGGGAATCCGATCTGACGACCCGGCTGACCGAATATCTGAATACGGCAATTACTTGGGTTACCACCTCCATGTCGAACTTCATCGGTGTGATCTCAAGCATCGTGATTGTTATCGCCACCCTGCCGATTATTCTCTATTACATGTTGAAAGACAGCCGGAAGCTCTCACCGATTCTGCTCGGACTGGTCCCGCGCAAATACCGCAAGGAAGGCCAGGAGATGCTGAAGGATATTGACAGCGCGCTGAGCAGCTTCATCGTCACCCGAGTGCTGCTTAATGTTGTGCTGGGCATCATGCTCTATATCGGCTTCCTGATTATCGGCTTGCCTTATGCAATGCTGCTTGCCGTGATTTCCGTGCCGCTGAACTTCATCCCTTATGTCGGCTCCCTGCTTGCCGCTGTACCGGTGATTATTGTTGGATTCATCGAGTCGCCGATCATGGCGCTGTGGGCGCTGATCATTATCTTCGTGGCGCAGCAGATTCAGGACAATGTGCTGTCCCCGATTATATATGGCAAGTCGCTGGATGTGCATCCGCTCACTACGGTGCTGCTGGTGCTTGTCGGCGGAGACTTCTTCGGCATTATCGGCGTGCTGATTGCACTCCCGGTTTATATGATTGCCAAAATCATATTTCTGCGCATCTACGAGATTATCGTCGCGGAACACGAAGAGGAGGATACACCGCCTCCGTCTCCGCCTCAGGGAACGCCCCCAGCGCCGGGAACACCTCCACCGCTGGGAACGCCTCTGCCCCTGGTCAAGGAAGAAGGACTATAA